The Primulina eburnea isolate SZY01 chromosome 8, ASM2296580v1, whole genome shotgun sequence genome contains a region encoding:
- the LOC140839024 gene encoding uncharacterized protein produces the protein MPPKRKVVEEEDSSSSRVVGEFSKLLKEQAKVHGEQIQQLLRLQNPAQGGGRGLVRQEPSSEGAYDRFKRMNPPEFMGGADPLAAMEWVKAIEAIFDYLHFEDNDRVSCAMFLLTKNAPISWEATKVTVNVQTLKWNEFKELFYDKYFSTDVKTRKVKEFLELSQGNSNVNEYILKFEEGCLFVPFIASNDKDRGEHFMRGLRAEIRRDVRMSKAATYKEIVEKALLAEQDEKEIEKERQLRRQNFNQKNQASNQSFKGGYKGKGKEEHRGKAPAVQSETNRPLCPKCNKPHKGECLVGSNKCYRCGGAGHIAINCTQSSGRGRVQGRIFSLTKEGVNPDTSVISVIDCVEKTVRFPIEEGDSNVFKGSGTSLGTSFISCLKVNKMLVKGCHGFLASVMDVSKEYNVDVNGIEIVREYSDVFAHDVPRLPPDREVEFVIDVVPGATVFSKIDLRSGYHQLKVKEDDIPKTAFRTRYGHYEFLVMSFGLTNAPSVFMDLMNRVFKSYLDSFAIVFIDDILVYSKTRELHREHLRTVLQQLRDNQLYAKLKKCEFWFDQVTFLGHIVSKDGITVDPTKIESVKKWPIPMTVAEVRSFLGLAGYYRRFIADISKIALPLTTLTRKTVKFEWTNECQQSFQELKDKLTSAPVLSLPEGVEDFVVFTDASKKGLGAVLMQRGKVKIEHQRPAGLLQSLPIPQWKWEHITMDFVVGLPRTQKGYNSIWVIVDRLTKSSHFLPVKTTYSMNQYADAYVQEIFRLHGIPVSIVSDRDPRFTSEFWKSLHRALGERKMLGPELVQQMVDVVALIRERMKTAQSRQKSYADVRRRPLAFEVGDHVFVKIAPLKGVMRFGKKGKLSPRFIGPFEILDRIGERAYRLALPPDLDKVHNIFHVSMLRKYVSNPIHVLRHEPLDLMPNLSYHERPVQILDRKVKVLRNKEIGIVKVLWSNHIIEEATWEPEEEMKQRYPELFTS, from the exons atgccacctaagaggaaagttGTAGAGGAAGAAGATAGTTCCTCATCTCGAGTTGTTGGTGAGTTTAGTAAGTTGCTCAAGGAGCAAGCCAAAGTTCATGGAGAACAGATCCAACAGTTATTGAGATTGCAGAACCCAGCTCAAGGTGGAGGTAGAGGCCTTGTCAGGCAGGAGCCCAGTTCAGAGGGAGCTTATGACAGATTTAAAAGAATGAATCCACCTGAGTTCATGGGAGGTGCGGATCCTCTTGCAGCTATGGAATGGGTTAAAGCTATTGAAGCAATCTTTGACTATCTACACTTTGAAGATAATGATCGAGTTAGTTGTGCAATGTTTCTTCTGACCAAGAATGCGCCCATTTCGTGGGAGGCCACGAAGGTAACTGTCAATGTTCAAACCCTTAAATGGAATGAGTTCAAGGAGCTATTTTATGACAAATATTTCTCCACGGATGTCAAGACTCGTAAAGTGAAGGAGTTCTTGGAACTAAGCCAGGGCAACTCGAATGTGAATGAGTATATTTTGAAGTTTGAAGAAGGTTGCTTGTTTGTTCCTTTCATTGCTTCGAATGACAAAGATCGAGGGGAACACTTTATGAGAGGCTTGAGAGCCGAGATCAGGAGGGATGTCAGAATGTCTAAGGCCGCAACGTACAAGGAGATTGTGGAGAAAGCTCTTTTAGCGGAACAGGATGAGAAAGAGATTGAGAAGGAAAGACAATTGAGAAGGCAAAACTTCAATCAAAAGAATCAAGCTTCGAATCAAAGTTTTAAAGGGGGATACAAAGGCAAAGGAAAAGAAGAACATCGAGGTAAAGCTCCTGCAGTTCAGTCTGAGACGAATAGGCCTTTATGTCCCAAATGCAACAAGCCCCACAAGGGTGAATGTCTCGTAGGGAGCAACAAATGTTACAGATGTGGAGGTGCAGGTCACATTGCCATCAACTGCACCCAATCTTCAGGCCGAGGACGAGTCCAAGGGCGCATCTTCTCTTTGACTAAGGAGGGTGTTAATCCTGATACGTCGGTTATATCAG TGATAGATTGTGTTGAAAAGACGGTGCGATTTCCGATAGAAGAAGGTGACAGTAATGTCTTCAAGGGTTCAGGTACTTCGCTTGGCacttcttttatttcttgcttgaaGGTGAATAAGATGTTGGTTAAGGGTTGTCATGGATTTCTGGCGTCAGTGATGGATGTGAGTAAGGAATATAATGTGGATGTGAATGGTATTGAAATTGTTCGAGAGTATTCGGATGTCTTTGCCCATGATGTGCCGAGGTTGCCACCCGATAGAGAAGTCGAGTTTGTCATTGATGTTGTACCTG GGGCAACAGTattttccaagattgatttgcgatcgggttatcaccAATTGAAAGTGAAAGAAGACGACATACCTAAGACTGCTTTCCGAACtaggtatggtcattatgaatttttggttatGTCTTTCGGGTTAACGAATGCACcgtcagtttttatggatcttatGAATCGAGTCTTCAAGTCTTATTTGGACAGTTTCGCCattgtatttattgatgatattttggtttatTCGAAGACTCGAGAACTTCATCGAGAACATTTGAGAACTGTGCTGCAGCAATTGAGGGATAATCAGTTATATGCTAAGTTAaagaagtgcgagttttggttcgACCAAGTGACTTTTCTAGGCCATATTGTTTCTAAAGATGGAATTACCGTGGATCCAACAAAGATAGAATCAGTgaagaagtggcctattcctatgACAGTGGCTGAGGTTCGAAGTTTTCTTGGTTTagcaggttactatcgtcgtttcatcgctgatatctcaaagatagCCCTGCCGTTGACCACATTGACAAGAAAGACAGTTAAATTTGAATGGACAAATGAGTGTCAACAAagttttcaagagttgaaggataaatTGACATCGGCTCCAGTGTTGTCACTTcctgaaggagttgaagactttGTAGTGTTCACTGATGCTTCTAAGAAAGGACTTGGTGCTGTATTGATGCAGCGTGGTAAG gttaagattgagcaccaAAGACCTGCAGGATTGTTGCAGTCATTGCCGATAcctcagtggaaatgggaacatatcacAATGGACTTTGTTGTCGGACTTCCAAGgacgcagaaaggttataattcgatttgggtcattgttgatcgtTTGACCAAGTCATCGCATTTTCTTCCTGTCAAGACTACTTATtcgatgaatcagtatgccgatgCTTATGTTCAAGAGATTTTTAGACTTCATGGGATACCAGTGTCAATTGTTTCTGATCGTGATCCAAGATTTACATCTGAattctggaagagtttacatagAGCTTTGG gtgaAAGAAAGATGTTAGGACCAGAGTTGGTTCAACAAATGGTTGATGTTGTAGCATTGATTCGAGAAAGAATGAAAACTGCGCAatctcgacagaaaagctatgcagatgttcgaaGAAGACCTTTGGCATTCGAGGTAGGTGATCACGTGTTTGTTAAGATAGCTCCTCTCAAGggagttatgagatttgggaagaaagggaagttgagtCCTCGTTTTATTGGACCTTTCGAGATTCTTGATAGGATTGGTGAGCGAGCTTATCGATTGGCTTTGCCTCCGGATTTGGATAAAGTACATAATATATTTCATGTCTCAATGCTTCGTAAATATGTGTCGAATCCAATTCATGTACTTCGTCACGAACCACTAGACTTAATGCCAAATTTGAGTTATCATGAACGGCCGGTGCAAATATTGGATCGAAAGGTTAAAGTGCTTAGAAACAAAGAAATTGGGATAGTGAAGGTGTTATGGAGTAATCATATCATTGAAGAAGCAACATGGGAACCCGAGGAAGAAATGAAGCAACGTTATCCTGAATTGTTTACGTCTTGA